In a genomic window of uncultured Sphaerochaeta sp.:
- a CDS encoding helix-turn-helix domain-containing protein has translation MSRIETSSDIGKLVCSKRKELGLTQKEAAGLCGVGVRFWSELERGKSSLHLGKVLLVLTRLGLEIQVEGRV, from the coding sequence ATGAGTAGGATAGAAACAAGCAGTGATATCGGAAAGCTCGTGTGCTCAAAGAGAAAGGAACTCGGACTCACCCAAAAGGAAGCAGCTGGGCTTTGTGGGGTAGGTGTGCGTTTCTGGTCTGAATTGGAACGAGGGAAGAGCTCTCTTCATCTGGGAAAGGTCCTCTTGGTACTTACGCGTTTGGGGCTGGAAATACAGGTGGAGGGACGAGTATGA
- a CDS encoding type II toxin-antitoxin system HipA family toxin, whose amino-acid sequence MTLVVSQNNRRVGLLVGTADRGVVFLYDPHYLADPNARAISHSLPLQEQEFSSKQCLPFFSGLLPDGEMRRRISEYLHLAESSTLRLLEALGRECAGSLVLQDEVDPEPNYSVQGTYRKVEEDKLAEMIRHMDVRPLLLGAKGLSLAGAQQKIALARFSGDWHVPLDGAASSHILKPSKAPFQDLAVNEYLCMQLAKMCALPVADTELVMVEDIPVFVTERYDRRRVSEDPPVIERMHQEDACQALGIMPDRKYEEDGGPGLGQLASLMQKLSATPILGLQKLLHLAIFNFLIGNCDAHAKNISFVYDGENPSGTLAPFYDLVSTRCYAQLSPKLSMRIGGEYRIDSIRKEHFLKLAQELGVGKRYMLSLLEEMSGHVRQGFEALAASPDAGRWGPLLSLLRQQTEGRMQQIRF is encoded by the coding sequence ATGACACTGGTTGTGTCCCAGAACAATCGAAGGGTAGGCCTTCTGGTCGGTACAGCCGATCGGGGCGTGGTTTTCTTGTATGATCCTCACTATCTTGCCGATCCCAACGCAAGGGCAATTTCTCACTCTCTCCCACTCCAGGAGCAAGAATTCTCCTCCAAGCAGTGTCTGCCTTTTTTCTCAGGCCTCCTTCCTGATGGGGAGATGAGGCGCAGAATCAGTGAATACCTCCATCTTGCTGAATCAAGCACCTTGAGGTTGCTTGAAGCTTTGGGAAGGGAGTGTGCCGGCTCGCTGGTTTTGCAGGATGAAGTGGATCCAGAACCCAACTATTCCGTACAGGGAACATACAGAAAAGTGGAGGAGGATAAGCTTGCAGAAATGATTCGGCACATGGATGTTCGGCCGTTGCTTCTTGGTGCAAAAGGTCTTTCCCTCGCCGGAGCCCAACAAAAGATAGCGCTTGCCCGATTTTCCGGTGATTGGCATGTACCCTTGGATGGGGCTGCCTCAAGTCATATCCTCAAGCCTTCAAAGGCTCCTTTCCAGGATTTGGCTGTGAATGAATACCTCTGCATGCAGTTGGCAAAGATGTGTGCACTCCCTGTTGCAGATACAGAGCTTGTGATGGTGGAGGACATCCCGGTCTTTGTCACCGAGCGGTATGATCGAAGGAGGGTGAGCGAGGATCCCCCGGTGATCGAGCGTATGCATCAGGAGGATGCTTGCCAAGCGCTTGGCATCATGCCTGACCGGAAGTATGAGGAAGACGGTGGCCCCGGCTTGGGGCAACTTGCATCCTTGATGCAAAAGCTCTCTGCGACTCCCATCCTTGGGTTGCAGAAACTGTTGCATCTGGCCATCTTCAACTTCCTTATCGGCAATTGTGACGCCCACGCGAAGAATATCTCGTTTGTGTATGATGGGGAGAACCCATCTGGAACACTAGCCCCTTTTTATGACCTTGTGAGTACCCGTTGCTATGCACAGCTTTCTCCAAAGCTTTCCATGAGAATAGGGGGCGAGTATCGTATCGATTCCATTCGAAAGGAACACTTCCTGAAGCTTGCCCAGGAGCTTGGGGTAGGCAAGCGGTATATGCTTTCCCTGTTGGAAGAGATGTCCGGGCACGTGAGGCAGGGATTCGAAGCGCTTGCGGCTTCCCCTGATGCAGGACGCTGGGGACCCTTGCTCTCCCTGTTGAGGCAACAGACCGAAGGACGGATGCAGCAGATTCGGTTCTGA
- a CDS encoding pyridoxal-phosphate dependent enzyme — MRFIYECCDCHQVYETDEVFYQCPSCAQKNDGTAFPLGNVIVKLNEEDLAKLKEQEHVTMYDFFPYQVPDKDVYPVGGTPIARPKRLAEKYGLKNISCKLDSALPSGSFKDRASQLIAAQAIAHKQNRIALASTGNAGAAMSCAGAAYGLEIILFVPATAPVNKLMQSVLYGATVVPVKGSYDDAFALSIAYTKQFGGINRNTAYNPMTIEGKKSISIELFEQLGRKVPDVVYVSVGDGCIYAGVYKGFYDLKMAGLIDKIPHIVCAQSKQSNAISRAWKTGDFSNLEKATTRADSISVESPANGRMAVRYIHESEGWATEVDDSEILEAQLELAKEAGIFVEPAAACAWAALKADHTMLAERFGSDVDVCVLFTGSGFKDMAVFTGKVSIPEAIENSKEAVIKRFEK; from the coding sequence ATGAGGTTTATTTACGAGTGTTGCGATTGCCATCAGGTGTATGAGACTGATGAAGTGTTTTACCAGTGCCCCAGTTGTGCACAGAAAAATGACGGGACCGCTTTCCCACTGGGAAATGTCATCGTCAAACTCAACGAGGAAGATCTTGCCAAGCTGAAGGAACAGGAACATGTCACCATGTACGACTTCTTCCCCTATCAGGTTCCTGACAAGGATGTCTATCCGGTGGGAGGAACCCCGATAGCCAGGCCCAAGCGGCTTGCAGAGAAGTATGGGCTGAAGAACATCTCCTGCAAATTGGACAGCGCCCTGCCCTCCGGCTCCTTCAAGGACCGTGCAAGCCAGTTGATCGCTGCCCAGGCGATTGCCCACAAGCAGAATCGTATCGCGCTTGCATCCACGGGCAATGCGGGGGCAGCCATGAGCTGTGCCGGTGCCGCCTACGGCCTGGAGATCATCCTCTTCGTCCCGGCAACCGCACCGGTGAACAAGCTGATGCAGAGTGTGCTCTATGGGGCTACCGTCGTTCCGGTCAAAGGCTCCTATGACGACGCATTTGCGCTCTCCATCGCATACACCAAGCAGTTCGGCGGTATCAACCGCAATACTGCGTACAATCCGATGACCATTGAAGGAAAGAAGAGCATCTCCATCGAGTTGTTCGAACAGTTGGGTCGCAAGGTTCCTGATGTGGTCTATGTTTCGGTGGGTGATGGATGCATCTACGCCGGAGTCTACAAGGGCTTCTATGACCTGAAGATGGCAGGACTCATCGACAAGATTCCCCATATCGTATGTGCACAGAGCAAACAGAGCAATGCAATCAGCCGCGCATGGAAGACTGGGGATTTCTCCAACCTTGAAAAGGCCACGACCCGTGCCGACTCAATCAGTGTCGAAAGCCCTGCCAACGGCAGAATGGCTGTCAGGTACATCCATGAGAGCGAAGGATGGGCAACCGAGGTTGACGACAGCGAGATCCTTGAAGCTCAGCTTGAGCTTGCAAAGGAAGCTGGCATCTTCGTAGAGCCTGCCGCCGCCTGCGCATGGGCAGCACTGAAAGCAGACCATACGATGCTTGCAGAGCGCTTCGGATCCGATGTCGATGTGTGCGTCCTGTTCACCGGAAGCGGTTTCAAGGATATGGCGGTATTCACCGGCAAGGTTTCGATCCCCGAGGCGATCGAGAACAGCAAGGAAGCGGTGATCAAACGGTTCGAGAAATAA
- a CDS encoding pyridoxal-phosphate dependent enzyme: protein MLINLNVNEEVRAKNIQRCKEKGILLPTFKQMVDPSTVPDDIKEKLSHVGLWDVDPVNLFRITWKNEPTKQGGTFGGVNYVEVPRELTGIKARILCLVGKWFPTGAHKVGATYGCLAPALVSGNFDSVNQQAVWPSTGNYCRGGAYNSSLLGCQSIAILPEEMSQERFNWLKTVAGEVIATPGCESNVKEIFDKCHELDAERGQHIVIFNQFDQFGNYLWHYTVTGAALLEILKDEQVAAENVCGYVSATGSGGTLAAGDALKEHFPQIKIGAAEALQCPTLLRNGFGGHRIEGIGDKHVPWVHNVRNTDMVIAVDDQDCMDIYRLFNEPAGIEYLKKMGVSDEAIATLPLYGISGIGNVLAAIKMAKYYELSEDDVVLTVLTDSSEMYTSRLKEQTEIQGAFDEYAAVRALAGCFHHQTIDGALELSYYERLRVHNLKYYTWVEQQGKTYEEINAQWYDKNYWKQIPAYAEQIDAMIEAFNKEVLAK, encoded by the coding sequence ATGTTGATCAATCTGAATGTCAATGAGGAAGTGCGCGCAAAGAACATCCAACGCTGTAAGGAAAAGGGAATCCTGCTTCCTACTTTCAAGCAGATGGTGGATCCTTCTACCGTACCTGATGATATCAAGGAAAAGCTCAGCCACGTAGGGCTGTGGGATGTCGATCCCGTCAATCTTTTCAGGATTACCTGGAAGAACGAGCCCACCAAGCAGGGCGGCACCTTTGGTGGTGTCAACTATGTTGAGGTTCCCCGTGAACTTACCGGCATCAAGGCAAGGATCCTGTGTCTGGTCGGCAAGTGGTTCCCCACCGGTGCCCATAAGGTAGGCGCAACCTATGGTTGTCTTGCTCCGGCTCTGGTTTCCGGCAACTTTGACTCAGTGAACCAGCAGGCTGTGTGGCCCTCCACCGGCAACTACTGCCGTGGTGGTGCATACAACTCCTCACTGCTTGGCTGCCAGTCCATCGCCATCCTTCCCGAGGAGATGAGCCAGGAGCGCTTCAACTGGCTGAAGACCGTCGCAGGCGAAGTCATCGCCACCCCCGGTTGCGAATCAAACGTCAAGGAAATCTTTGACAAGTGCCATGAGCTCGATGCAGAGCGCGGTCAGCACATTGTCATCTTCAACCAGTTCGACCAGTTCGGCAACTACCTGTGGCATTACACGGTAACCGGTGCAGCTCTGCTCGAAATCCTCAAGGATGAGCAAGTCGCAGCCGAGAACGTGTGTGGCTATGTCTCCGCAACCGGTTCGGGTGGAACACTCGCTGCTGGTGATGCGCTGAAGGAACACTTCCCACAGATCAAGATCGGCGCTGCCGAAGCTCTGCAGTGCCCCACCTTGCTGCGCAACGGTTTCGGCGGACACCGCATTGAAGGCATCGGTGACAAGCATGTGCCCTGGGTACACAACGTACGGAATACCGATATGGTCATCGCTGTTGACGACCAGGACTGCATGGACATCTACCGTCTCTTCAATGAACCTGCCGGTATCGAGTACCTGAAGAAGATGGGTGTAAGCGATGAAGCCATCGCTACCCTTCCCCTGTACGGCATCAGCGGTATCGGCAACGTGCTTGCAGCCATCAAGATGGCCAAGTACTACGAGCTGAGTGAGGATGATGTGGTGCTCACTGTCCTGACCGACAGTTCAGAGATGTACACATCCCGCCTGAAAGAGCAGACTGAGATCCAGGGCGCTTTCGACGAGTACGCAGCAGTGCGCGCTCTCGCCGGTTGCTTCCACCACCAGACCATTGATGGAGCTCTTGAGCTCTCCTACTATGAACGGCTCAGGGTGCACAACCTCAAGTACTACACTTGGGTTGAGCAGCAGGGCAAGACGTACGAAGAGATCAACGCCCAGTGGTATGACAAGAACTATTGGAAGCAGATTCCTGCCTACGCTGAACAAATCGATGCTATGATTGAAGCGTTCAACAAGGAAGTTCTGGCAAAATAA
- the ygfK gene encoding putative selenate reductase subunit YgfK, with amino-acid sequence MGDIMRPVPFSELISRIVGEYRNHHAIFGIAEEQFYQDAGKHSLSVFNQSCSTPVGPAAGPHTQLAQNIIASYLVGGRFIELKTVQVMDTLEIEKPCIDARDEAYNVEWSTEFTLPKAWDEYAKAWIILHVLEAAMHKGKFEKPSFIFNMSVGYNLEGIKTAKMQQYIDSMIDARKDERFNEYLKELEAMLDEGLFEGTPWEGLEKKLKGISTKISANISPSTTLSTMHGCPPKEIEAICTYMLTEKKVDTFVKLNPTLLGFDAVRKILDDLGFDYITLTRENFEHDLQYTDAIAMLHRLVDLAKKEGRGFGVKLTNTLGSVNDQGVLPGNEMYMSGRSLLPISTTVATLLSKEFGGKLPISYSGGATAFTVKDLFESGIRPITLATDMLKPGGYTRLKQMVEILNTSKAWSMDGIDVKKVEKLSETSRTTDFEVTGKEFRGEDTIKIGEKLPLFDCYVAPCQVACPIHQDVPEYVQLVGQGRYGEALALIYDKNALPAITGHICDHQCQLHCTRMDYEGAVHIRDLKRIAVENGFDEYKSMWEGPTDKTDVKAAVIGAGPAGLSAAYFLARAGFDTSVFEREESAGGVVRHVIPGFRLPVEAIESDVEFIKAHGVQFNFGVETEKMTVEALRNAGYSYIFYAIGSEVDNDIPLVGDRSRVRPSLSFLASFRKDPSTLSLGKNVVVVGGGNTAMDSARAALRIPGVEKVSVIYRRTENEMPADLEEYGLARKEHIDFIFLANPERFDGNVLTVRKMALGEKDSSGRRRPVATDETFTLEADTMITAIGEHADTEKLTWYGVPVNEKGWPISNEETKESKMENVYVIGDAQSGPSTVVRCIASARSAVEAAIDKVLGPEEDEEEGCGCGHDHDEDHECTCEDGCDCDDDDDEEMTDEERVELEKDENEFFAEVADKKRMILPSKKFGDKEFAATEAARCLECSYLCNKCVDVCPNRANVAIDVRNTGVFSDPFQILHLDAYCNECGNCETFCPYDGGPYRKKFTLFSLKEDFENSENSGFYAEGEDILIRLDGKIYNCSMDADGILTGDEEGVTDEVAALIGEVYTSYSYLLGYVEA; translated from the coding sequence ATGGGAGACATCATGCGCCCAGTTCCCTTCTCGGAACTTATCAGTCGTATCGTCGGTGAATACCGTAACCATCATGCAATTTTCGGCATCGCCGAAGAACAGTTCTACCAGGACGCAGGCAAGCACAGCCTCAGCGTTTTCAACCAAAGTTGCTCAACACCCGTGGGACCGGCAGCCGGCCCCCATACCCAGTTGGCACAGAACATCATTGCCAGCTATCTCGTCGGAGGCAGGTTCATCGAACTGAAGACTGTCCAGGTCATGGATACTCTGGAGATCGAGAAGCCCTGCATCGATGCCCGTGACGAGGCATACAACGTAGAGTGGTCCACCGAGTTCACCCTTCCCAAGGCTTGGGATGAGTATGCCAAGGCTTGGATCATCCTGCACGTGCTCGAGGCAGCAATGCACAAGGGCAAGTTTGAGAAGCCTTCCTTTATCTTCAATATGTCTGTCGGGTACAACCTCGAAGGCATCAAGACAGCGAAGATGCAGCAGTACATCGATTCCATGATTGATGCACGCAAGGATGAGCGGTTCAACGAGTATCTCAAGGAACTTGAGGCAATGCTCGACGAAGGGCTCTTCGAAGGTACTCCCTGGGAAGGCCTCGAGAAGAAGCTGAAGGGCATCAGCACCAAGATCAGTGCAAACATCAGCCCTTCGACCACCTTGAGCACCATGCATGGCTGTCCTCCGAAAGAGATCGAGGCCATCTGCACCTACATGCTCACCGAAAAGAAGGTCGATACATTCGTCAAGCTCAATCCCACCCTGCTCGGCTTCGATGCAGTGCGCAAGATCCTTGATGACCTCGGTTTCGATTACATCACCCTTACCCGTGAGAACTTTGAGCATGACCTGCAGTATACGGATGCCATTGCCATGCTTCACCGCCTGGTGGACCTTGCCAAGAAAGAGGGCAGGGGCTTCGGCGTCAAGCTCACCAATACCTTGGGCTCGGTGAATGACCAGGGCGTGCTTCCCGGCAACGAGATGTACATGTCCGGTCGTTCCCTGCTTCCCATCTCCACGACGGTTGCAACCCTGCTGAGCAAGGAGTTTGGCGGAAAGCTTCCCATCTCCTACAGTGGTGGCGCTACCGCATTCACCGTCAAGGACCTCTTTGAAAGCGGCATCCGCCCCATCACCTTGGCCACCGACATGCTCAAGCCCGGTGGGTACACCCGCCTCAAGCAGATGGTGGAAATCCTGAACACCAGCAAGGCCTGGTCGATGGACGGCATCGATGTGAAGAAGGTTGAGAAACTCTCCGAGACTTCACGCACCACCGACTTTGAGGTGACCGGCAAGGAGTTCCGTGGGGAAGATACGATCAAGATCGGGGAAAAACTTCCGCTCTTCGATTGTTATGTCGCCCCCTGCCAGGTAGCTTGTCCGATTCATCAGGATGTTCCTGAGTACGTACAGCTGGTCGGCCAGGGTCGCTATGGTGAAGCTCTCGCCCTCATTTATGACAAGAACGCCCTTCCTGCCATCACCGGCCACATCTGTGACCACCAGTGCCAGCTCCATTGCACCCGTATGGATTATGAGGGTGCCGTGCATATCCGTGACTTGAAGCGCATTGCCGTGGAGAACGGTTTTGATGAGTACAAGAGCATGTGGGAAGGTCCCACCGATAAGACGGATGTGAAAGCCGCTGTCATCGGTGCAGGTCCTGCAGGTCTGAGTGCTGCCTACTTCCTCGCCCGTGCAGGGTTCGACACTTCTGTCTTCGAGCGTGAGGAGAGTGCCGGTGGTGTGGTTCGCCATGTCATACCCGGTTTCCGTCTCCCGGTTGAGGCAATTGAGAGCGATGTTGAGTTCATCAAGGCACACGGCGTACAGTTCAACTTTGGGGTTGAGACCGAGAAGATGACCGTAGAAGCACTGCGCAATGCAGGCTATTCCTACATCTTCTATGCCATCGGCAGCGAAGTGGACAACGACATCCCCTTGGTGGGAGACCGCAGCCGGGTACGGCCCTCGCTCTCCTTCCTCGCTTCCTTCCGCAAGGATCCCTCCACACTTTCGCTGGGCAAGAACGTAGTGGTTGTCGGTGGTGGAAACACTGCAATGGACAGCGCCCGCGCAGCCCTGCGCATTCCCGGTGTAGAAAAGGTTTCTGTCATCTACCGCAGAACCGAGAACGAGATGCCTGCCGACCTTGAGGAGTACGGACTCGCAAGGAAGGAGCACATTGACTTCATCTTCCTGGCCAATCCTGAACGCTTTGACGGCAATGTCCTTACCGTGCGCAAGATGGCCCTTGGTGAAAAGGATTCCAGTGGCAGAAGACGACCCGTTGCAACCGACGAGACCTTCACCCTTGAGGCAGACACCATGATCACCGCCATCGGTGAGCATGCAGATACCGAGAAGCTCACCTGGTACGGCGTACCGGTGAATGAGAAGGGCTGGCCCATCTCCAACGAAGAGACCAAGGAATCGAAGATGGAGAATGTGTACGTCATCGGTGATGCCCAGAGCGGGCCTTCCACCGTCGTACGCTGTATCGCCAGCGCAAGAAGTGCAGTGGAAGCAGCCATCGACAAGGTTCTTGGCCCTGAGGAGGACGAGGAAGAAGGGTGTGGTTGCGGTCATGACCATGACGAGGATCACGAATGCACCTGTGAAGATGGTTGTGACTGTGATGATGACGATGATGAGGAGATGACGGACGAGGAACGTGTCGAGCTGGAGAAAGACGAGAACGAATTCTTCGCTGAAGTGGCTGACAAGAAGCGTATGATTCTTCCCTCAAAGAAATTTGGGGACAAGGAATTCGCTGCAACTGAAGCTGCACGCTGTCTTGAATGTTCCTACCTGTGCAACAAGTGTGTCGATGTATGCCCGAACCGGGCAAACGTTGCCATTGATGTACGCAATACCGGCGTTTTTTCCGATCCTTTCCAGATTCTTCACCTTGATGCCTACTGCAACGAATGCGGCAACTGTGAGACCTTCTGTCCCTATGATGGTGGTCCGTACCGCAAGAAGTTCACCTTGTTCAGCCTCAAGGAAGACTTTGAGAACTCTGAGAACAGCGGCTTCTATGCAGAGGGTGAGGACATCCTGATCCGTCTTGACGGCAAGATCTACAACTGCTCGATGGATGCTGATGGGATCCTGACCGGGGATGAGGAAGGAGTCACCGACGAAGTGGCTGCTTTGATCGGGGAAGTGTATACCTCATACAGCTACCTGCTTGGGTACGTTGAAGCGTAA
- the ssnA gene encoding putative aminohydrolase SsnA: protein MATTVITHVRVMQTQMPFSVEEDVDIVITDDVIKAVGKGAAEQVQADKVIDGRGKTVIPGNVCAHHHYYSGLSRGMLISAGPQNDFIQVLKEWWWRLDRGLDEEACYYSSLICSLDAIASGTTTCIDHHASPAYIKGSLDTIAKGMEEIGVRGSTCYEVTDRNGGMSEVEAGVEENLRFAMASKSRTLVKGMIGGHAPFTIPDEGLRLMSEAMKESGAGMHLHVAEDKYDVVHSHHKYHLDIVDRLEKFGLLTDNSLLVHGLWLNEAEIEKLNAHDCFFAHNGRSNMNNNVGYCQNIQKVKNLVIGTDGCGGNMFEELKLAFFKHKDQGGSWWPSNYVSALNRGNQLVEKYFDGKFGKVEAGYKADLTICDYHAPTPLVADNAASHFVWGMSSNCVESVMVNGKLVMENHQFPGLDVERIYAEAAKVAKRVWEKVDKIAP, encoded by the coding sequence ATGGCTACTACAGTTATTACCCATGTACGGGTGATGCAGACCCAGATGCCGTTTTCCGTAGAGGAAGATGTCGATATTGTCATCACCGATGATGTCATCAAGGCAGTGGGCAAGGGAGCAGCTGAACAAGTCCAGGCCGACAAGGTGATTGACGGCCGGGGCAAGACAGTGATCCCGGGCAATGTCTGTGCACACCATCACTACTATTCCGGTCTTTCACGGGGCATGCTGATTTCAGCCGGCCCCCAGAATGACTTCATCCAGGTACTCAAGGAGTGGTGGTGGCGCCTGGATCGTGGGCTGGATGAGGAAGCTTGTTATTACAGCTCTCTCATCTGCTCGCTTGATGCAATCGCCAGCGGCACGACCACCTGCATTGACCATCATGCCAGCCCTGCCTACATCAAGGGCTCGCTCGATACCATTGCCAAGGGCATGGAAGAGATTGGGGTGCGTGGCTCGACTTGCTATGAGGTCACCGACCGCAATGGTGGCATGAGCGAGGTTGAGGCCGGGGTGGAGGAGAACCTTCGCTTTGCGATGGCATCCAAGAGCCGGACGCTCGTCAAGGGAATGATCGGTGGGCATGCCCCCTTCACCATTCCCGATGAAGGTTTGCGCCTGATGTCCGAGGCAATGAAAGAGAGTGGGGCAGGCATGCACCTGCATGTGGCTGAGGACAAGTATGATGTGGTCCATAGCCATCACAAGTACCACCTCGACATTGTCGACCGGCTGGAGAAGTTCGGCCTCTTGACCGACAACTCGCTGTTGGTGCACGGCCTCTGGCTCAACGAGGCTGAGATCGAGAAGCTCAATGCCCACGATTGTTTCTTCGCCCACAATGGACGCAGCAACATGAACAACAATGTCGGGTACTGCCAGAATATCCAGAAGGTGAAGAATCTGGTCATCGGCACCGATGGGTGCGGTGGCAACATGTTCGAGGAGCTCAAGCTTGCCTTCTTCAAGCACAAGGACCAGGGTGGTTCCTGGTGGCCGAGCAACTATGTCTCAGCACTGAACCGAGGCAACCAGCTGGTGGAAAAGTACTTTGACGGAAAGTTCGGCAAGGTGGAAGCCGGCTACAAGGCCGACCTCACCATCTGCGACTACCATGCACCGACCCCGCTCGTAGCTGACAACGCCGCAAGTCATTTTGTCTGGGGTATGAGCAGCAATTGTGTGGAAAGTGTCATGGTCAACGGCAAACTGGTGATGGAAAACCACCAGTTCCCGGGACTTGATGTTGAGCGTATCTACGCTGAGGCGGCCAAGGTTGCCAAGCGCGTATGGGAAAAAGTGGACAAAATCGCTCCGTAA
- a CDS encoding YgeY family selenium metabolism-linked hydrolase: MTIQEQIRAKAAEYRDYTALNLSKMVQTKSYSSQEEDVCRLIVTLCEEAGFDEVYIDGLGSVIGRVGNGPKKLAFDAHIDTVEVGNLKNWDFDPFSGEIKDGKVFGRGTSDQKGGAASMITAGRILKELCYGGEYTVYFTFTVMEEDCDGMCWKYLIEEENFRPDLVVSTEPTSCRLYRGHRGRMEIRVILKGISCHGSAPERGVSAAYKAAKAALAIEQLNKDLQPDEEKFLGKGTITVSQMDVKGPSQCAVADYAMIYCDRRLTWGEDADLAISQVREYISKATGDDPDSIVVEMPNYEKIGWTKKPYSQELYFPTWKIDADHPLVEAGVAGHEALFGKKPVVDKWTFSTNLVATTGRHKIPAIGFGPGDEAQAHAPNEINRVDDLEICAAFYAMLPYSLEK, translated from the coding sequence ATGACAATTCAGGAACAGATCAGGGCCAAGGCCGCCGAGTACCGTGATTACACGGCTCTCAATCTCTCGAAAATGGTGCAGACCAAGAGCTACAGCTCCCAGGAAGAGGATGTCTGCCGCCTCATCGTCACCCTCTGCGAAGAGGCCGGATTTGATGAAGTGTACATTGATGGACTTGGTTCGGTGATCGGGCGTGTGGGCAACGGGCCCAAGAAGCTCGCATTCGATGCTCACATTGATACAGTGGAAGTCGGAAACCTCAAGAACTGGGATTTCGATCCGTTCAGTGGGGAGATCAAGGACGGCAAGGTTTTTGGACGCGGAACTTCCGACCAGAAGGGTGGTGCTGCATCCATGATCACCGCCGGACGCATTCTCAAGGAACTGTGCTACGGTGGTGAGTACACCGTGTACTTCACCTTCACCGTCATGGAAGAAGACTGCGACGGCATGTGCTGGAAGTACCTGATCGAGGAAGAGAACTTCCGCCCCGATCTGGTGGTTTCCACCGAGCCGACCAGCTGCCGCCTCTATCGTGGTCACCGCGGCCGCATGGAGATCCGCGTGATCCTCAAGGGCATTTCCTGCCACGGCAGTGCTCCCGAGCGCGGTGTCAGTGCAGCCTACAAGGCAGCAAAGGCAGCTCTCGCCATTGAGCAGCTGAACAAGGACCTGCAGCCGGATGAAGAGAAGTTCCTCGGAAAGGGAACCATCACTGTCAGCCAGATGGACGTCAAGGGCCCCAGCCAGTGTGCTGTCGCCGACTATGCCATGATTTACTGTGACCGCCGCCTGACCTGGGGTGAGGATGCAGATCTGGCCATCAGCCAGGTTCGTGAGTACATCTCCAAGGCAACCGGTGACGATCCCGATTCCATCGTGGTCGAGATGCCCAACTACGAGAAGATCGGCTGGACCAAGAAGCCCTACTCGCAGGAACTCTACTTCCCCACCTGGAAGATCGATGCCGATCATCCGTTGGTAGAAGCTGGTGTTGCCGGTCATGAGGCTCTGTTTGGCAAGAAGCCGGTAGTCGACAAGTGGACCTTCTCCACCAACCTGGTGGCAACCACCGGCAGGCACAAGATTCCCGCAATCGGGTTCGGCCCTGGCGATGAAGCCCAGGCACACGCACCGAACGAGATCAACCGTGTCGATGACCTGGAGATCTGCGCTGCATTCTACGCCATGCTTCCGTACTCGTTGGAGAAGTAA